Sequence from the Egibacter rhizosphaerae genome:
CGGCAGCTCGCGGCGCAGCGCCACGTCAGGGGGTGAGTCGGTAGGTGGTGATCACCACACCGGAGCCCGCCCTCATCACCTCCGCCAAGTCGAATGACGCGGGCAACGTACCGTCCGCGAACAGCCGCTTGCCCCCACCGAGCAGCACCGGGAACGTCCACAGTTCGAGTAGGTCCACGAGGCGGGCACGTAGCAACCGTTGAAGCAGCGCCGCGCTCCCGGTCACGTGCACTCGCTGGTACCGCGCCTTCAGACCAGCGACCTCAGCGCCGAGCTCACCGTCCAGCACCTTGGTGCTGTGCCACGACAGCGGCGCCGAGTGGGTCGTCGACGCCACGAACTTCGGTGTCGCGTGCAGCGTCCGCGCGAGCGCCGCGTCGTGGGCATCGTCGGACACGTGCGGCCAGTAGCCAGCGAAGATCTCGTACCTCCTTCGCCCGTAGAGCAACGCATCCGCAGCCGCCAGCTGCGAAGCGACGCGCTCATCGCGGCGGTTGCCGAGCACGCGGCGGCGGGGTCGCTGCGCGAGCTGCTGGACCTGCCCCCGGAGAGCTCCGTGGGGTTCGTGTCCGGGGGCAGATGGCGACAACCCGTCGAGGGAACCGGACCGTTCGTGCAGCTTGTTCAGGGCCCCGTGTAATCCAGGCCCTGGGCCGCCAACGCCTCCCCGAGGATGGTGACCGCCTTGGGGCCGACCCCGTGGATGGCCAGCAGCTCCTTCCGCGAGTGCCGAGCCACTTGCTCGAGGCTGGTGATCCCATGGACGGAGAGTTCGCGAGCGGCCGTCTTGCCGATCTCGTTCGGCAGATCCCCCACCGGGCGGACATCGGGTGTCTCGGCCATCGTGCGCCCTTCCCGTTGATCCCTGCGAACGTCAAGCTAGCGGACAGCGCGCGCCGGAACGCAGCCGATGGCGGAGGGCGGTACCGGCGTGAATACCACGCCGGTATGACTATGGGGATGGACCAGCGGACCCGCGCCCCCTCGGAGCGGTCGAGCGCGGCGAGCAGTCGGAGGCAGTGCGAGCAGCCCGGCTTCCAGTAGACGATCAGGTCGTCGTCGCCAGCCTGAGCCTGCGCGCTGGCGTGCGGGACGTGGCGGCCGCGGCGTAGCGGCGAGAGCCACCACGCGGCGTCGCGTACGGTCCCTCCAGGCTTCTCGACCAAGGCCGCAATCGCACGGGGTCGCCGAGCTGCCGGTCACATGAACGGATCGCCGGCACTGGGTGAGCGACCGACCCCCGCCAGCAGGGGCGGTCCCGCCTCCCCCGGCAGGCTGACGGCGAGTTCGTCGGCACCGAAGGCCTCCCAGCGCATCACCGCGACGACGACGTCGTCCTCCAGACGCACTTCCTTGATCTGCCCCAATGGGAAGGCCACCCACTTGCTGATCTCGGGGGGCCCGGACTTGTTGTCGACGTGCGCCTCCAGCAGCAGCGCCGACGTCAGCACGTACTCACGCACCCGACGGCCCGGCCCGCGGCCCAGGTAGCGCGGCGGATCATCGTCGCCCACGAACTCCCGGGCCCGGCGCACCAAC
This genomic interval carries:
- a CDS encoding dihydrofolate reductase family protein encodes the protein MLGNRRDERVASQLAAADALLYGRRRYEIFAGYWPHVSDDAHDAALARTLHATPKFVASTTHSAPLSWHSTKVLDGELGAEVAGLKARYQRVHVTGSAALLQRLLRARLVDLLELWTFPVLLGGGKRLFADGTLPASFDLAEVMRAGSGVVITTYRLTP
- a CDS encoding helix-hairpin-helix domain-containing protein; the protein is MAETPDVRPVGDLPNEIGKTAARELSVHGITSLEQVARHSRKELLAIHGVGPKAVTILGEALAAQGLDYTGP